The genomic region CCAGATAACTCTTGTTCACGAGTTTACCTTCCACAGCAACTTTACTGCCTACACGAGTATATTGTTCAAATATCTCAGCAGTCTTACCCCAGGCAACCAGATTATGCCATTGGGTCTCATCTACACGTTCGCCTTTGGCGTTACGGTAGCTTTCATTGGTAGCCAGGGTGACCTTTGCCAGTTTTTTCCCACCCTGCATGGATTTAATTTCGGGAGTAAATCCCAGGTTTCCGATCAGGTTAACCTTGTTCTTTAATGAGTTCATGTGCTTTCTTTTTTAATGATTGTTGATTTTCAGGTGCACACCAATTGTCGACGATGCAAAGATGTGGTGGTTGGCGTGGAATAGTCGTTTAATAAGCGTTTACAGTCGTATACAATTGTAGAAAC from Bacteroidota bacterium harbors:
- the ssb gene encoding single-stranded DNA-binding protein, producing the protein MNSLKNKVNLIGNLGFTPEIKSMQGGKKLAKVTLATNESYRNAKGERVDETQWHNLVAWGKTAEIFEQYTRVGSKVAVEGKLVNKSYLDKQGNKKSVTEIQVNEVLILSNWAGDQAES